One part of the Candidatus Aquiluna sp. UB-MaderosW2red genome encodes these proteins:
- a CDS encoding YggS family pyridoxal phosphate-dependent enzyme: protein MSSVSERYEQIEQRIQSACGLAGRSRSEVELIVVTKNHPVDLAVELFDLGHRNFGENKDQEVSQKAQEFALLKPQAVVTWSFIGQLQSNKAKSVIRYASSLHSLDRSSLLKELNKQLEIADSELRVFIELNLTGDSNRGGIQPDNLVEFAHLVLDSPRLKLQGVMAVAGLNVDPRQDFEIARTAAETLLTMEPDAKYLSMGMSEDFEVAIDFGATHLRVGSAITGPRPQSA from the coding sequence TTGAGTTCAGTTTCCGAGCGCTACGAGCAGATTGAGCAAAGAATTCAATCGGCTTGTGGTCTAGCCGGCCGATCCAGGAGCGAAGTCGAACTCATTGTGGTGACTAAAAATCATCCCGTGGATCTTGCGGTGGAGCTTTTTGATCTGGGTCATCGAAACTTCGGTGAGAATAAAGATCAAGAGGTCAGCCAGAAAGCCCAGGAATTTGCGCTTCTCAAGCCTCAAGCCGTGGTGACTTGGAGCTTCATAGGCCAGCTTCAAAGCAATAAGGCTAAGTCCGTGATTCGATATGCCAGTTCGCTGCACTCCTTGGATCGAAGTTCTCTTTTGAAAGAGCTCAATAAACAGCTCGAAATAGCGGATTCTGAGTTGAGGGTATTCATTGAGCTAAATCTCACAGGAGATTCCAATCGTGGCGGAATTCAGCCAGACAACCTGGTGGAATTCGCCCATTTGGTTTTGGACTCGCCACGACTTAAATTGCAGGGCGTAATGGCGGTGGCGGGCCTAAATGTAGACCCGAGGCAGGATTTTGAGATAGCGAGAACCGCGGCTGAAACTCTATTGACAATGGAGCCCGATGCAAAGTACTTATCGATGGGAATGAGCGAGGATTTTGAAGTCGCCATAGATTTTGGGGCGACACACCTCAGAGTTGGATCGGCAATAACGGGACCTAGGCCGCAGAGCGCCTAG
- the ftsZ gene encoding cell division protein FtsZ — protein MSQLPNYQAVIKVVGVGGGGVNALNRMIQSGLRGVEFVAINTDAQALLMCDADVKLDIGRDITRGLGAGADPEVGRRATEEHESEIEAALKGADMVFVTAGEGGGTGTGGAPVVARIAKRLGALTVGVVTRPFNFEGKRRAVQADEGIRALREEVDTLIVVPNQRLLEMTNKKISALEAFITADDVLRAGVQGISDLIVVPGLINLDFNDVKSVMQGAGSALMGIGTAKGEDRAVRAAEIAVSSPLLEATIEGAHGVLLLIQGASDLGLHEIDDAARLVQEAVHPEANIIFGATIEDTLGDEVRVTVIAAGFDGGEPIRRKFESQAFASSALSSSAATAQVASEWASVEPLESEGIPGSVQEFETEAEIVSPEGDREKVSTKGSFGDDLDLPEFFR, from the coding sequence GTGTCACAATTACCTAACTACCAGGCAGTTATAAAGGTTGTGGGAGTCGGCGGCGGCGGTGTGAATGCGCTGAACCGCATGATTCAGTCTGGCTTACGCGGAGTCGAGTTTGTGGCAATCAACACCGACGCCCAGGCCCTACTGATGTGTGACGCAGATGTGAAGCTAGATATCGGCCGCGACATAACCCGTGGTCTCGGTGCTGGAGCGGATCCAGAGGTAGGTCGTCGAGCAACTGAGGAGCACGAGTCTGAGATCGAAGCAGCCCTCAAGGGAGCCGACATGGTTTTTGTGACCGCTGGAGAGGGCGGCGGCACTGGAACCGGCGGCGCTCCCGTTGTCGCTAGAATCGCGAAACGATTAGGCGCATTGACAGTTGGTGTGGTCACCAGGCCATTTAATTTCGAGGGCAAGCGTCGCGCCGTGCAGGCCGATGAGGGCATCAGAGCGCTTCGCGAAGAGGTTGACACCCTCATTGTTGTTCCGAACCAGCGCTTGCTGGAGATGACTAATAAAAAGATTTCCGCTCTCGAGGCTTTTATTACTGCTGATGATGTCCTTCGTGCGGGAGTTCAGGGCATCAGTGACTTGATCGTGGTTCCAGGACTAATCAACCTTGACTTCAACGATGTGAAGTCAGTGATGCAGGGAGCGGGAAGTGCTCTGATGGGGATTGGCACGGCAAAGGGTGAGGACCGAGCTGTTCGCGCGGCAGAAATTGCTGTTTCTTCGCCACTGCTGGAGGCGACCATCGAAGGAGCCCACGGCGTTCTTCTATTAATTCAAGGCGCATCCGATTTAGGTTTGCACGAAATTGATGACGCCGCGCGCTTGGTCCAAGAGGCAGTGCACCCGGAGGCAAACATTATCTTTGGAGCGACTATTGAAGATACTCTCGGCGACGAAGTTAGGGTCACGGTTATTGCCGCAGGCTTTGATGGCGGCGAACCAATTCGCCGCAAATTTGAATCTCAAGCTTTCGCCTCCTCGGCTCTGAGCTCCTCGGCTGCCACCGCGCAGGTGGCTAGCGAGTGGGCCTCGGTAGAGCCTTTGGAGTCCGAGGGCATCCCGGGGTCTGTGCAAGAGTTTGAAACTGAAGCCGAGATTGTTTCGCCAGAAGGGGATCGCGAAAAAGTCTCCACCAAGGGGAGCTTCGGCGATGACTTGGATTTGCCTGAATTCTTCCGTTGA
- a CDS encoding cell division protein SepF — protein MGAMNSILTFFGFGSSEAVKPETASSNKPKSMAPRPRRSGEMSEIMTLDPQSYADAKEVAASFRMNIPVIVNIAAMSEPDAKRMLDFMIGLKEGLEGHLRRVTPKVYLLSPSHVAVTDNEASEADVSQEML, from the coding sequence ATGGGCGCGATGAATTCGATTTTGACTTTTTTCGGCTTTGGATCTAGCGAAGCTGTCAAGCCTGAAACTGCTTCCTCCAATAAACCTAAATCCATGGCACCAAGGCCGAGACGCTCGGGTGAGATGTCGGAAATTATGACGCTTGACCCGCAGTCTTACGCTGACGCGAAGGAAGTGGCCGCTAGTTTTCGAATGAACATTCCAGTTATCGTCAATATTGCCGCCATGAGCGAGCCTGATGCCAAGAGGATGCTGGACTTTATGATTGGCCTCAAAGAGGGCTTAGAGGGCCACCTAAGGCGTGTAACGCCAAAGGTTTACCTGCTCAGCCCCTCTCACGTAGCGGTTACGGACAATGAAGCGTCTGAAGCGGATGTTTCTCAGGAGATGCTCTAG